TTGAATTAATTGTGCTAATGAACAAATACCCGGCTGAACTAAGTGGGTATATAAGAGTGGAAAACTAGTTTCTAAACCGGTAATGCCAAAGGCTGCCGTCTTCATTGAGCCTGCTTTGTCAGCAACTGTGTGTGGTGCATGATCAGTGGCAATCATGTCAATCGTGCCGTCTAATAATCCAGCCAACAAAGCTTGGCGATCACTTAAGGTCCGCAAAGGCGGATTCATTTTTAATTGAGGATTATCTTTAGTAATCATGGATTCATCTAGTAACAGATGATGAGGCGCAACTTCAGCACTGACGTGCAAATGCCGCTGCTTGGCAAAACGAATTAAGGCTACACTATTAGCTGTTGATACATGACAAGCATGATAGTGAACGCCAGTGGCCGCAGCTAATTCTAAGTCACGAGCTAACTGAGCAGTTTCTGCAACGGGCAAAATACCAGGTAAACCTAAGCGTTGCGCGGTGGCACCGGCATTCATTACCCCTTGATTCATTAAACTTTCATCTTCAATATGGGCCATGAGCGGCAAGTTAACTTGATGGGCTGCTTGCATAGCTTGATACATAGTATTAGCGCTTTGAACGCCACTACCATCATTACTAAAGCCAAAAGCTCCAGCCGCTTTCATACCTGCAAAATCGACTAACTGTTCACTAGTGCGTTCTTTAGTAATGCTGGCATACTGTAAAACATGGACTTGGGCTTCACGTTGATTGAGCTGCACCATTGCTTGTAATTTTGAGGGTGTATCAGGTACTGGTTTAACATTAGGCATCGCAGCCACTGTCGTATAACCGCCATGCGCTGCCGCCAAGGTACCAGTTTTGATGGTTTCCTTTTGCGTAAAACCCGGTTCTCTCAAGTGCACATGCACATCAATAAAACCTGGGGCAATGACCTGTTGGGGATTTAAGGGTACGATTTGCGCTTCGGAGCCATTAATCTGAGGAGCAATTTGGCTAATTCGATCATTATCAATCAATATATCTTGGCGTGAGATATGGTTATTAACAAAAACTTGACCGCCTTTGAGACAGATTTTCATTTGCTCAACTCCTTTAATTCTTGGTCTGCAATTATATCTTGACTAGCTAATAATTGTGCGACAATTGCCATGCGAGCGTAAACGCCATTTTGCATTTGGCGAAAAATCCGCGATTGTGGACTTTCCACTAATTCTGAAGCAATTTCCACACCCCGATTAACTGGAGCGGGATGCATAATAATTGTATGTGGCTGCAATTGTTGATAACGCTCAGGAGTGAGACCATATTGTTGATAATAAGTTTGTGCATTAAAGTCTGCTTCTTCAACTTGTGCAAAGCGTTCATGCTGCACCCGTAATAACATTAAGACGTCAACTTGTTTAATTAAGTCTTCCAGAGGGAGATATTGTCCCCATTGCTGTAGGTCTTTTGCAAACCAAACCTTCGGACCACTAAAGTAAATCTGCGCACCTAAACGCTGCAATAATTGTGCATTAGACCGAGCCACGCGCGAATGTGCCAAGTCACCTACAATCCCAACTTTCAAACCAGCAAAATGCTTAAATTCTTCAAAAATAGTAATAATATCTAATAATGATTGTGAGGGGTGTTGGCCACTACCGTCCCCGCCATTGGCGATGCTAATTTGTAAATTATCCGCCAGCAATTGTTGATAATATTCATTTTGGGGATGGCGAATAACCGCTAAATTCACGCCAATTGCCTGCAAGGTTTTGACTGTATCTGATAAACTCTCACCTTTAGTAATCGAGCTTGCACTAGGAACAAATGGTAATACTTGCAGGCCTAGTTTGCGCTCAGCCATTTCAAAGCTTGTATGCGTGCGGGTGCTGTTTTCGAAGAATAAATTCATGGCGTAAGCAGGTTGTCGCAAATGGACTTGGGCTCCCTGCTTGAATGCTGTAGCTAAATTAATTAAATGACGAACATCTTCGAGTGATAATTGATTAACATTGACCAAATCGTGAATCATGATTTTTCCCCTTTGCAAATTTAATCAATTAAAAAACACCTAACATCTTCGCCAATTATTGCTTGCAAAGATGCTAGGTGCACTTCGATCTTAGAACCCATCTGTTCCTCACGGGAAACAATTAATTGGTTAAAATATTCAAATGTTTTTAAATTGTCATTAGTTTAATATAAAGTAAAATTACTGTCAAGAATTAATTTATTTAATATGCAGCATTTTTCGCCAGCGGGTCGCATCAATATTCAAACTTTGGTCTAATAACCGTAATTTTAAAGTTAAATATCCATAAACAGCTGCTCCCAGCCCCACTTCGATTAACATATAAGCAGCACTTAAGACGCGGCCAATTTTAGCCGTTAGCGCATATAATAGCCAATCAGCTCCAAAAACGACAATCGCCATAACCACTGCCGCTAAGAAGACTTGGCTTAAGTCATGAGTGATTAAATGCCGTAAATCAAACGGATATAAACAATAAATTCGATGCAACATCAAATAACAAATCAAAATTAAAGCCAATACTGTAGCTGTTAATGGTCCATAAGCTTGCAAAAGATAAACTAAAGGCCATTGGATCAGCACTTTGAATCCAAAACCAATGAACAGATATTTAATCGCCAAATTATTCCGATATAAAGCTTGCAAAATAGCAGCTAACACCATAAAAAACCCAATTAATAAAGCTACAATACACGAAAAGCGCAACATATTAATACCCAAGCGGTCATACCCGTAAAAGGCACCCCATAAAGGTCGAGCTACAGCTGCCATTCCTAATGTTGCTGGCAACATAAAAAAGCCAAAAAGGCGGATAATATTAATAATTTGTTGGGTGATTTTTTGATTATTTTTACTTGTATATAATGAAGCTACTAACGGAATTGAAGAAGAAACAATTCCCGTTGCCAAAGACACAGCCACCATCATTAACTTATTAGCCTGAAAACCAAATAACGAATAGTAATAATCTAATTGCTGTTGTGAAATTTGCATAAAACTTTGCATCATTGGATTAAAAGTAGCTTGATCAAACAAGTTAAAAATCGTCACCGCAGAATCAATGATAATGAAAGGAATTGCCTGCAGCAAAATTTCTTTTGTAAAATCATGCGCCGTAAAGTTAATATCGTGACTGCCCGAAGCTGCTAAATCCTTTAAATGCTGCCGTTGCCGTGCAAAACAAGTTAACAAATACAATACTGAAATCCCGGCTCCTATAAAAGAGGCAAACGTTGACTTGGTAACTGCATCTACATAATTACCGCGTTGAATTTGCATAATAATATAGGTGATAGCCAGCATATAAGCTACCCGTGCCAATTGTTCGAGCATCATTGAAATAGCTGATGGACCCATTTGGCCGTAACCTTGAAAATAACCCCGCATAATACTTAAAGTCGGCAAAATTAAAACAGCAACGGCTAAGGCGCGAATCGCTGGAATACTACGCGGATCACTGTTAGTAAATAAGGCAGCTACCCAACCAGCACCAAAATACATCAAGGCGCCAAAGATTATTCCAATTATAGCTGTCACCTTTAAAGCCTGCTTAAATAGTTGATTGCCAGCTTCATATTCTCCTAAAGCGTTATAATGGGAGATTTGCTTGGAAATCGCACTAGGTAATCCCGCCGTCGAAACTAACAGAAAAAAATCATAAATATGATAGACCTTGCCATACAAGGCATTAGCTGAAGCAACAATTACAGCCGAGCCCATCCATATATTCCAAGGAATAACATATAAAGCGGATAAAGCTCGGGAAACAATACCACTGGCAGTAATCCAAGCCGAGCCTGATAATAATGAATCTTGCCGGGGTACTTTTTGCTTATTATTTGCAGACATGCTAAACCTTCCTTTTTCTACTAAAACCATATTATACAAAAAAGGCTGAGACAAAACTATATTTTTCTCAGTCAATTGTGAATTAATTATTGGTCGTTAGTGCTTCTACCAAACGGTGGGCAATTTCTGAAGACGAGGCTAAATCAGGATGCAAACCATCTGTGTAAGTTAAGGGCCAATCTGCTGTTTCCAAAATTGTTGTTTGCGGATATTCAATTGACTCTTCGCGAATCACTGCCGCATGTCGTTGTGAAAAAGGAATCATTACTAACTTAGGGGTTTGCGGATATAACAATTGAACTTTTTGCATAAATAATTCCCAAGCGGCACGAAACTCAATTTCATTGGCTTTTTTATCAGGAGTGCCTAAATTAATTACGACATACTTCGAAGACTGCGGCGTCCATGAATGAGTGGCGTCAATTTTATCCAAAAATTGCGCAGCCACTGGTACACCACCTGATCCAGGTTTGACCAACCCCGCACCTGGATAAGCTACCCGAACATCTTCTAAACCTAATTGTTCAGCAGCTAAAGCGGCAAAATTGCCTTCTGCACAATAATCTTGACCTGCAGTTTTGCCATGTACCCAAGAACCAGCAGTAATTGAGTCGCCAATAAAAGTAATTACGTCCCCAGCTGGCTTGACTGGTGTTAATTTTGCGGCAGAATCTGTCTGAATTTGATCAAAATATAAACCACCATGCCGCTTCCAAACATTATCTTGGGGAGTATTACCACTGTAGACCACACTGATAAGATGTGTTTGTAAATCTGGCAGTTGAATTTTTAAAGGCATTTGCGTTAAGTTACACCGTTGATAATCTCCATCATCAATTTTATAGGCTAACCAGACGCCTTCTGGTTCCGATTGGGTAGAAAAATCTAATTCTACTTGGCGAGTGCCCGTCACTTGTGTATATAACCGGGCTCCTAAGTTGGTAGTATATAAGCCATGACTAGTTTGGGCCCATCTTCCCGAAAAATAAATTCCTGCAATAGCAAAATTAGCTGCTGTTGTTTGCATTTTCATGATATGTCCTCCTTATTACTCTCAACAATCTATGATACTATAATACTGACATGATAACTCATTAAGGATAGGTAAAAATGTATAAAAATATAATTTTTGATATTGACGGTACGCTTTTGGATACTCATGATGCAGCTTTGTTAGGCTTACAAAAAAGTCTTTGGGAAGATTATCACATTAAACAAACTCTAGCAGATTTGGAATTTAGTTTTTCAGGTACTGCTAGGGATGTCTTTAATAAATATCAAATTCCCCAAGATCAAGAATATGCATTTGCAGAAAGCGTTATGACTAATTCTTTAACATTTACTGATGAAATTAAACCCTTTGCTGGGATCGAAGAAACTTTAGAACAACTGCAAGCACGCCATGTTCCGTTAATTGTGGTTACTTCTGAAGATCAACAAGAAGTCGATGCTGTTTTTAAAAAAACAAGTATTAGTCCTTATTTTCAACAATTTGTCACTGCTGATCAAGTTCAAGAACACAAACCCGCAGCAGAACCCACTTTAGCCGCTTTAAAAAAATTGCAGGCCACTCCCCAAGACACCTTATATATTGGTGATTCCAAAAATGATGTTGGCAGCGCCCATAATGCTCAAGTAGCCTTTGGCTTAGCAACTTGGGGTGCCAATCCTCAAGATAGCTTCCCTGAAGCTGAATATCTTTTACAAAAACCACAAGATATTTTGCAGTTAGTACCCTAATAAAAACCGATATTGAGATTAGCAAGAACTCAATACCGGTTTTATTTAGTGTGAATTAAAGTAAGTGTGCTTCTTGGAGTAATTCTCCCAACCAAGTTTTTTGTGATTTATCTAACGCCTTGTTTTTGACCCAACTAGGTATAGGTAAGTCTATTTCTCGTAATTGCTTTTTGTCATTCAGATAATAGATTGCTTTAAATAATTCGCGAATATCGTAAATTGAATTAAAGACTTCAGGAACTCCGCGGTCGACATTTAGTAACGTATAAACAGCTTCCATTGCTGTCCGGACGGAATACTCTGTTGTAAAAACGGTGTCGCGCGTTGGGGATTCTGCAAAGTTACCAATAAAGGCTAAATTCTTTGAACCTTGAGGAACGACGGCTGGGCGATCACCAGCTGTACGTGGCATGAAGTAACTGGTAATGTATGGCATATAAACTGGGTTGGTGTTAATAGATTCTTGTTGAGATAACTTGGCAATTAAACTTTCTGGCACTCCCAAGTGATAAAGCCATTCCTGAGTAATTTCTTCGCCAGTACATTCAGTAATAGTCTTTTTAATATAATTACCTTCAGTGTCAGAATATAAGCCATATAACCATACCACGGTTTCGTTTTCCTTTTGAGCTTTAAAATGTGGCTGGCGATGTACCGCAAAACTTAACAACCAATTAGAATCGGTAATCGTGACAATTCCACCAGTATTAACTTTATGATCATGTAAGTCACGCTTAGTTAAGCGTTCAATATAAGGATCAAGGGCAGTATTTTTAATAGTAGCAGTTGCTGAAACAAACCAACTGCGCTTAGGCAGATTCTTATAAAAAACTTGTGGATGTCCAAATTCCGTGGATTGTTGAGCTAATTTTTCCCATAAGGCCCAACTGTTACCCATTGCATTAGTTACTGGTGCTGGCTGGTGGTGGTTGCCGTAAGTAGAACTTTCAGTAATAGATCCATTCGTTACAAAAACCAAATCATCAGCTGTCAAGTTAATCTCTTGAGCTTCACCAGCTTGTTCCAAAAGAATTTTTTGTGCTATTTTTTGATTATGCGTAGTATCTACTAAAACATTTTTCACGGCACAGTCATAGCGAATATCTACATTATGTTGCTCTAAATATTTAATTAAAGGCATAACCATCGATTCATATTGATTATAGCGATTAAATTTTAAAGCGGTAAAATCTGGCAGGCCATCAATATGGTGAATAAAGCGCATCGCATAACGCCGCATTTCAACGGCTGAGTGCCATTTCTCAAAAGCAAACATTGTTGCCCAATACATCCAAAAGTTACTTTCAAAAAATTCCGGTGAAAAGAAATCTTCAATAGTTTGTTTACCCAAACGACTTTCAGGAGTCATAATAAGTTTGATAATTTCTTTAGATGAGCCGTCTAATGTGTATTTGCCATCATCGGGTACTCGATCGCCACGATGATGAATTAAGCGACAATTAGAGGAATTAGGATCATCTTTATCAAGCCAATAATATTCATCTAAAAATGAAGCACCCTCAATTTCTAAAGACGGAATGGAACGATATAAATCCCATAAACATTCAAAATGATTCTCCATTTCTCGACCGCCACGAATGACAAAACCA
The nucleotide sequence above comes from Bombilactobacillus bombi. Encoded proteins:
- a CDS encoding putative polysaccharide biosynthesis protein; the protein is MSANNKQKVPRQDSLLSGSAWITASGIVSRALSALYVIPWNIWMGSAVIVASANALYGKVYHIYDFFLLVSTAGLPSAISKQISHYNALGEYEAGNQLFKQALKVTAIIGIIFGALMYFGAGWVAALFTNSDPRSIPAIRALAVAVLILPTLSIMRGYFQGYGQMGPSAISMMLEQLARVAYMLAITYIIMQIQRGNYVDAVTKSTFASFIGAGISVLYLLTCFARQRQHLKDLAASGSHDINFTAHDFTKEILLQAIPFIIIDSAVTIFNLFDQATFNPMMQSFMQISQQQLDYYYSLFGFQANKLMMVAVSLATGIVSSSIPLVASLYTSKNNQKITQQIINIIRLFGFFMLPATLGMAAVARPLWGAFYGYDRLGINMLRFSCIVALLIGFFMVLAAILQALYRNNLAIKYLFIGFGFKVLIQWPLVYLLQAYGPLTATVLALILICYLMLHRIYCLYPFDLRHLITHDLSQVFLAAVVMAIVVFGADWLLYALTAKIGRVLSAAYMLIEVGLGAAVYGYLTLKLRLLDQSLNIDATRWRKMLHIK
- a CDS encoding aspartate carbamoyltransferase catalytic subunit codes for the protein MIHDLVNVNQLSLEDVRHLINLATAFKQGAQVHLRQPAYAMNLFFENSTRTHTSFEMAERKLGLQVLPFVPSASSITKGESLSDTVKTLQAIGVNLAVIRHPQNEYYQQLLADNLQISIANGGDGSGQHPSQSLLDIITIFEEFKHFAGLKVGIVGDLAHSRVARSNAQLLQRLGAQIYFSGPKVWFAKDLQQWGQYLPLEDLIKQVDVLMLLRVQHERFAQVEEADFNAQTYYQQYGLTPERYQQLQPHTIIMHPAPVNRGVEIASELVESPQSRIFRQMQNGVYARMAIVAQLLASQDIIADQELKELSK
- a CDS encoding oleate hydratase; this encodes MYYSNGNYEAFAHPQKPANVDQKSAYIVGAGLAGLAAAVFLIRDAQIAGERIHIFEELPQSGGSLDGAKRPDIGFVIRGGREMENHFECLWDLYRSIPSLEIEGASFLDEYYWLDKDDPNSSNCRLIHHRGDRVPDDGKYTLDGSSKEIIKLIMTPESRLGKQTIEDFFSPEFFESNFWMYWATMFAFEKWHSAVEMRRYAMRFIHHIDGLPDFTALKFNRYNQYESMVMPLIKYLEQHNVDIRYDCAVKNVLVDTTHNQKIAQKILLEQAGEAQEINLTADDLVFVTNGSITESSTYGNHHQPAPVTNAMGNSWALWEKLAQQSTEFGHPQVFYKNLPKRSWFVSATATIKNTALDPYIERLTKRDLHDHKVNTGGIVTITDSNWLLSFAVHRQPHFKAQKENETVVWLYGLYSDTEGNYIKKTITECTGEEITQEWLYHLGVPESLIAKLSQQESINTNPVYMPYITSYFMPRTAGDRPAVVPQGSKNLAFIGNFAESPTRDTVFTTEYSVRTAMEAVYTLLNVDRGVPEVFNSIYDIRELFKAIYYLNDKKQLREIDLPIPSWVKNKALDKSQKTWLGELLQEAHLL
- a CDS encoding HAD family hydrolase → MYKNIIFDIDGTLLDTHDAALLGLQKSLWEDYHIKQTLADLEFSFSGTARDVFNKYQIPQDQEYAFAESVMTNSLTFTDEIKPFAGIEETLEQLQARHVPLIVVTSEDQQEVDAVFKKTSISPYFQQFVTADQVQEHKPAAEPTLAALKKLQATPQDTLYIGDSKNDVGSAHNAQVAFGLATWGANPQDSFPEAEYLLQKPQDILQLVP
- a CDS encoding GDSL-type esterase/lipase family protein, with product MKMQTTAANFAIAGIYFSGRWAQTSHGLYTTNLGARLYTQVTGTRQVELDFSTQSEPEGVWLAYKIDDGDYQRCNLTQMPLKIQLPDLQTHLISVVYSGNTPQDNVWKRHGGLYFDQIQTDSAAKLTPVKPAGDVITFIGDSITAGSWVHGKTAGQDYCAEGNFAALAAEQLGLEDVRVAYPGAGLVKPGSGGVPVAAQFLDKIDATHSWTPQSSKYVVINLGTPDKKANEIEFRAAWELFMQKVQLLYPQTPKLVMIPFSQRHAAVIREESIEYPQTTILETADWPLTYTDGLHPDLASSSEIAHRLVEALTTNN
- a CDS encoding dihydroorotase, whose product is MKICLKGGQVFVNNHISRQDILIDNDRISQIAPQINGSEAQIVPLNPQQVIAPGFIDVHVHLREPGFTQKETIKTGTLAAAHGGYTTVAAMPNVKPVPDTPSKLQAMVQLNQREAQVHVLQYASITKERTSEQLVDFAGMKAAGAFGFSNDGSGVQSANTMYQAMQAAHQVNLPLMAHIEDESLMNQGVMNAGATAQRLGLPGILPVAETAQLARDLELAAATGVHYHACHVSTANSVALIRFAKQRHLHVSAEVAPHHLLLDESMITKDNPQLKMNPPLRTLSDRQALLAGLLDGTIDMIATDHAPHTVADKAGSMKTAAFGITGLETSFPLLYTHLVQPGICSLAQLIQWLSVKPAQVFNLTQAGQLASGLPADLTILNVQDETTITAQHMYSQGLNSPFIGAPVTATIQATMVGGQWVYRKEQA